One genomic window of Coregonus clupeaformis isolate EN_2021a unplaced genomic scaffold, ASM2061545v1 scaf0449, whole genome shotgun sequence includes the following:
- the LOC123484763 gene encoding basic proline-rich protein-like, whose product MALLLPTRLVPTRPIPTRPDPTRPNPTRPSPTRPVPTRPDPTHPNPTRPNPTRPVPTRPVPTQPDPSQPNPTRPNPTRPVPTQPVPTRPDTSQPNPSQPDPSQPNPSQPDPSRPNPSQPDRPNPSQPDPTRPNPARPNPSRSVPTVPTRPIPTRPDPSQSDPTCPDPSRPDPSQPNPSQPDPSQPDPSQPDLTRPNPTRPNPTRPDPSQPDPSRPNLSQPDRPNPSQSDPTRPNPSQPNPSQPDPSRPNLSQPDRPNPSQPDPTRPNPTRPNPSRPVPTVPTRPIPTRPRPVTIRPDPSRPVPTQPVPTRPVPTRPVPTRPDTSQPNPSQPDTSQPNPSQPDPSQPVPTRPVPTRPNPTRPNPTRPNPTRPNPTRPDPTCPNLTDPTRPNPTRPVPTRPVPNPTRPVPTVPTRPIPTVPTRPIPTRPDRPLRPAHNPGPLRPAHNPGPLRPAHNPDPLRPAHNPGTLRPAHNPGPLRPAHNPGHLRPAHNPGPLRPAHNPGPLRPAHNPGPLRPAHNPDHLRTAHNPGPLRPAHNPGPLWPAHNPGPLRPAHNPGPLRPAHNPGPLRPAHNPGHLRPAHNACLAHSPPGGERERWENYREHTKDHTGHQMRQENYPR is encoded by the exons ATGGCG CTTTTATTACCAACCCGACTCGTCCCAACCCGACCCATCCCAACCCGACCCGACCCGACCCGTCCCAACCCGACCCGTCCCAGCCCAACCCGACCCGTCCCAACCCGACCCGACCCAACCCATCCCAACCCGACCCGTCCCAACCCGACCCGACCCGTCCCAACCCGACCCGTCCCAACCCAACCCGACCCGTCCCAACCCAACCCGACCCGTCCCAACCCGACCCGACCCGTCCCAACCCAACCCGTCCCAACCCGACCCGACACGTCCCAACCCAACCCGTCCCAACCCGACCCGTCCCAACCCAACCCGTCCCAACCCGACCCGTCCCGACCCAACCCGTCCCAACCCGACCGACCCAACCCGTCCCAACCAGACCCGACCCGTCCCAACCCGGCCCGTCCCAACCCGTCCCGTTCCGTCCCAACCGTCCCAACCCGGCCCATCCCGACCCGTCCCGACCCGTCACAATCCGACCCGACCTGTCCCGACCCGTCCCGACCCGACCCGTCCCAACCCAACCCGTCCCAACCCGACCCGTCCCAACCCGACCCGTCCCAACCCGACCTGACACGTCCCAACCCAACCCGTCCCAACCCGACCCGTCCCGACCCGTCCCAACCCGACCCGTCCCGACCCAACCTGTCCCAACCCGACCGACCCAACCCGTCCCAATCCGACCCGACCCGTCCCAACCCGTCCCAACCCAATCCGTCCCAACCCGACCCGTCCCGACCCAACCTGTCCCAACCCGACCGACCCAACCCGTCCCAACCCGACCCGACCCGTCCCAACCCGACCCGTCCCAACCCGTCCCGTCCCGTCCCAACCGTCCCAACCCGGCCCATCCCGACCCGTCCCCGACCCGTCACAATCCGACCCGACCCGTCCCGACCCGTCCCGACCCAACCCGTCCCAACCCGACCCGTCCCAACCCGACCCGTCCCAACCCGACCCGACACGTCCCAACCCAACCCGTCCCAACCCGACACGTCCCAACCCAACCCGTCCCAACCCGACCCGTCCCAACCCGTCCCAACCCGACCCGTCCCAACCCGTCCCAACCCGACCCGTCCCAACCCAACCCGTCCCAACCCAACCCGTCCCAACCCGACCCGTCCCGACCCAACCTGTCCCAACTTGACCGACCCAACCCGTCCCAACCCGACCCGACCCGTCCCAACCCGACCCGTCCCTAACCCGACCCGTCCCGTCCCAACCGTCCCAACCCGGCCCATCCCAACCGTCCCAACCCGGCCCATCCCGACCCGTCCCGACC GCCCCCTAAGGCCCGCCCATAACCCAGGCCCCCTAAGGCCCGCCCATAACCCAGGCCCCCTAAGGCCCGCCCATAACCCAGACCCCCTAAGGCCCGCCCATAATCCAGGCACCCTAAGGCCCGCCCATAACCCAGGCCCCCTAAGGCCTGCCCATAACCCAGGCCACCTAAGGCCCGCCCATAACCCAGGCCCCCTAAGGCCCGCCCATAACCCAGGCCCCCTAAGGCCTGCCCATAACCCAGGCCCCCTAAGGCCCGCCCATAACCCAGACCACCTAAGGACCGCCCATAACCCAGGCCCCCTAAGGCCCGCCCATAACCCaggccccctatggcccgcccataacCCAGGCCCCCTAAGGCCCGCCCATAACCCAGGCCCCCTAAGGCCCGCCCATAACCCAGGCCCCCTAAGGCCCGCCCATAACCCAGGCCACCTAAGGCCCGCCCATAACGCCTGCCTTGCACAcagtcctccgggaggggagcgagagagatgggagaattacaGGGAGCATACCaaagatcacacaggacaccagatgaGACAGGAGAATTAccccagatag